The proteins below are encoded in one region of Virgibacillus dokdonensis:
- a CDS encoding type I restriction-modification system subunit M gives METAKIGFEETLWKAADKLRGSMDASEYKHVALGLIFLKYISDKFETKYNELVEEGDGFEEDRDEYTYENIFWVPKEARWDFIKDRAKDPKIGQYIDEAMIAIEKENPSLRGVLDKRYARPELDKRRLGELIDLISTIKLHSKEEKDLLGRIYEYFLGKFASAEGKGGGEFYTPQSVVKTLVEMIEPYEGRIYDPCCGSGGMFVQSEKFVERRQGKIENLSIYGQELNSTTWKLAKMNLAIRGLEGNIGEHHADTFHNDLHKTLKADYILANPPFNISDWGGNELVDDVRWKYGTPPNGNANYAWLQHMIYHLAPNGTAGIVLANGSLSSNTSNEGEIRKNLLEADLVDAIVALPEKLFYSTGIPVSLWILNRNKKNHPTYQSREKEILFIDARNMGQMVDRRLRELTEEDIKKIAGTYRNWRRPDGKYKDIKGFCKSATLADVRENEYVLTPGRYVGLGDIEDDGIPFEEKMETLTGELRELFDKSHRLEEEIKKNLGGIGYEF, from the coding sequence ATGGAAACAGCAAAGATTGGATTTGAGGAAACACTTTGGAAAGCAGCGGATAAATTACGTGGAAGTATGGATGCATCTGAGTATAAACACGTTGCATTAGGATTAATTTTCCTGAAATATATTTCAGATAAATTTGAAACAAAATATAACGAGTTAGTTGAAGAAGGAGATGGCTTTGAAGAAGATCGTGATGAATATACATACGAAAATATCTTCTGGGTTCCAAAAGAAGCGCGTTGGGACTTCATTAAAGACCGTGCAAAGGATCCCAAAATTGGACAATATATTGATGAAGCGATGATTGCAATTGAGAAAGAAAACCCATCATTACGAGGGGTATTAGATAAGCGCTATGCACGACCAGAACTTGATAAACGTCGTTTAGGTGAACTCATTGATTTAATTTCAACGATTAAACTACACAGTAAAGAAGAAAAGGATTTGCTTGGTCGTATTTATGAATATTTCTTAGGTAAATTTGCAAGTGCAGAGGGTAAAGGTGGTGGAGAGTTCTATACACCACAAAGTGTTGTAAAAACATTGGTTGAAATGATTGAGCCATATGAAGGTCGTATATATGACCCTTGCTGTGGTAGTGGCGGTATGTTTGTACAAAGTGAAAAATTCGTAGAACGCCGACAAGGAAAAATCGAAAACTTGTCTATATATGGTCAAGAGTTGAACTCAACTACTTGGAAACTTGCTAAGATGAATCTTGCTATTCGTGGCCTTGAAGGGAATATCGGTGAACATCATGCGGATACATTCCATAATGACTTGCATAAAACGCTAAAGGCTGACTACATCTTAGCAAATCCTCCTTTCAATATCAGTGACTGGGGAGGAAATGAATTAGTTGATGATGTGAGATGGAAATATGGAACACCACCAAATGGTAACGCCAACTATGCATGGTTACAACATATGATTTATCACCTTGCCCCAAATGGTACAGCTGGAATTGTCTTAGCAAATGGTTCGTTAAGTTCCAATACATCTAATGAAGGAGAAATACGTAAGAACTTATTGGAAGCCGATTTAGTTGATGCCATTGTTGCATTGCCTGAGAAATTATTTTACTCTACAGGAATTCCAGTTTCTTTATGGATATTGAACCGCAATAAAAAAAATCATCCTACGTACCAAAGCCGTGAAAAGGAAATTTTATTTATTGATGCTCGGAACATGGGACAAATGGTTGACCGTCGTTTACGTGAATTAACGGAAGAGGATATTAAAAAAATCGCAGGAACCTATCGGAATTGGCGAAGACCAGATGGAAAATATAAGGATATTAAAGGTTTCTGTAAATCAGCAACTTTAGCAGATGTTCGTGAGAATGAATATGTTTTGACTCCCGGCCGTTATGTTGGATTGGGTGATATAGAAGATGATGGTATTCCGTTTGAAGAAAAAATGGAGACTCTTACTGGAGAATTAAGAGAGTTATTTGATAAATCCCACCGATTGGAAGAAGAGATTAAGAAGAATCTAGGGGGGATTGGCTATGAGTTTTAA
- a CDS encoding helix-turn-helix domain-containing protein, with protein MIGLEYILDLYGMQHIELAEKLGIKKQNINLWIKGKQNISKKHLPTLETIFGIEARYFSKELSELEKLEIQKEKLKRDLQPVIMKHEEQFLIGEENDLIEVPVYDREEINQIEHDIERAKLIEKFRNMINKTEHQPYLDTFKLVLELLDKAQHEPTFHKTIEGLAHYLGVLPDWVSTGPEQDEFESELFEVLDDHNY; from the coding sequence TTGATAGGTTTAGAATACATCTTAGACCTTTATGGGATGCAGCACATCGAATTAGCTGAGAAACTTGGCATCAAAAAGCAAAATATTAACCTATGGATTAAAGGAAAGCAGAATATCTCTAAAAAGCATCTACCTACTTTAGAAACTATATTTGGTATAGAGGCCAGATACTTTTCTAAGGAATTATCCGAATTGGAAAAACTGGAAATCCAAAAGGAGAAGCTAAAACGAGATCTTCAACCTGTTATAATGAAACATGAAGAACAATTTCTAATTGGTGAAGAAAACGATCTCATTGAGGTTCCTGTTTATGATAGAGAGGAAATAAATCAAATTGAGCATGATATTGAAAGGGCAAAGCTTATTGAAAAGTTCCGGAACATGATAAATAAAACGGAACATCAGCCTTATTTAGATACATTTAAGTTAGTTCTGGAGCTTTTAGATAAAGCACAACATGAACCAACTTTCCATAAGACAATTGAAGGATTGGCGCATTACTTAGGAGTGTTACCTGATTGGGTGTCCACAGGCCCTGAACAGGATGAATTTGAGAGTGAATTATTTGAAGTATTAGATGACCACAACTACTAA
- a CDS encoding recombinase family protein has product MKCVAYVRTSNEEHSEYYLGMQMEAIEEYIDNQDWQLSKVYQEIASGLNVGLKEVIKEAQDGKIDVIIAATATRFFRFYDQVTHLQELCRQHKVDIITLDNSINTVEGNWGLI; this is encoded by the coding sequence ATGAAATGTGTAGCATATGTAAGAACATCAAACGAGGAACATAGTGAATATTATTTAGGAATGCAGATGGAAGCGATAGAGGAGTATATCGATAATCAAGATTGGCAGTTAAGCAAGGTATATCAAGAAATAGCGTCAGGATTAAATGTTGGGCTAAAAGAAGTGATAAAAGAAGCTCAAGATGGAAAAATTGATGTAATCATTGCCGCTACAGCTACTCGATTTTTCAGATTTTATGATCAAGTAACCCACTTGCAAGAACTTTGCCGACAACATAAAGTTGATATTATTACATTGGATAACAGTATTAATACTGTTGAAGGGAATTGGGGGTTAATTTAA
- a CDS encoding helix-turn-helix domain-containing protein: MKIIVKDSEELRAILIEEGYSQREFSRLTGLSENYFNQIINHKKNPSPAVAKKISQQLGLEFNDVFQIKK, from the coding sequence ATGAAAATTATCGTTAAAGATTCTGAGGAACTAAGAGCTATATTAATAGAAGAAGGGTATTCTCAACGTGAGTTTTCGAGGCTTACTGGGCTAAGTGAAAATTATTTTAACCAAATTATTAACCATAAGAAAAACCCTAGTCCAGCAGTTGCAAAGAAAATATCACAGCAATTAGGTCTAGAATTTAATGACGTTTTTCAGATTAAAAAATAA
- a CDS encoding ATP-binding protein, translated as MNKLQDILPKTNTSNDTAEPLYKMPGRLTKATDDCMYRECDGSGLIHVIKENGFEYMMMCKCREYKELLRKIKTARIPDEYLNKRIQDFDTKIYQINDNGRVAQYAKKIATRYVEQYPELEDMGKGLYFYSNVKGSGKTLLSIAITNELIIKYQIKPMYISVVNMLNEMKHSFSMKDPNRNFYNLMESFKQAPVLVMDDLGVEKTTDWSEEVLTQILDERMSYKRPTIITSNMPIRLLQKKYPAGRIKSRIEKMTFPVVMPEESVREIMAKKENEKIAKIFSE; from the coding sequence ATGAACAAGCTACAGGATATATTGCCCAAGACGAATACTTCCAACGATACGGCTGAGCCATTATACAAGATGCCGGGTAGATTAACAAAAGCAACAGATGATTGTATGTACAGAGAATGTGATGGATCTGGACTGATTCATGTTATTAAGGAAAATGGATTTGAATATATGATGATGTGTAAATGCAGAGAATACAAAGAACTGTTGCGTAAAATTAAGACTGCTAGAATACCAGATGAATATTTAAATAAAAGAATCCAAGATTTCGATACAAAAATCTATCAGATAAACGATAATGGTAGAGTAGCGCAATATGCTAAGAAAATTGCAACACGCTATGTAGAACAATATCCAGAGTTGGAGGACATGGGCAAAGGATTATACTTTTATAGTAATGTAAAAGGATCTGGTAAAACGCTTCTGTCAATTGCAATCACCAACGAACTCATCATCAAGTATCAGATCAAGCCAATGTATATTTCGGTAGTAAATATGCTAAATGAGATGAAGCATTCATTTTCTATGAAAGATCCTAACAGAAACTTTTATAATTTAATGGAATCATTTAAGCAAGCTCCAGTATTGGTAATGGATGATTTAGGTGTTGAGAAAACAACAGATTGGTCGGAGGAAGTATTAACACAAATTTTAGACGAACGAATGAGTTATAAAAGACCAACTATTATTACTTCGAATATGCCAATACGGTTACTCCAAAAGAAGTACCCTGCTGGGAGAATAAAAAGTCGTATCGAAAAAATGACATTCCCAGTTGTTATGCCAGAAGAGAGTGTAAGGGAGATAATGGCTAAGAAGGAAAACGAAAAGATTGCAAAAATATTTTCCGAATGA
- a CDS encoding replication-relaxation family protein, producing the protein MQDKIILKKNARQRLELKKVDIELLAFLEQQRLLTLQQFYQAAKHLFELRIEEYSFKNRIRKFEDYHLIRSEYYSEGFDGERFKYLSIGSKAVDLLIENELLDQSYNKSKIYKFNQKKNLMHFLATQQAVINILINLNAKSIRDVTTDEIKYPILYNLTSFSHSPAVFPYTEWKRKEKNLNRQNSGAYHAKIAKHMTAEKSSTGPNGTTMTIVKPDWIIQVKGRRKIKDAIINIELDMATEPIETLVQKVFKYALLAEKNKDAIHIMDIVIADDSFSNRSTLSNGIKRSNNIAKQFELDSAVASRAKLSGLKIIVSSLKQNDKIVYEALSRY; encoded by the coding sequence ATGCAAGATAAAATCATCTTAAAGAAAAATGCGAGACAACGATTAGAACTGAAAAAGGTAGATATAGAGCTATTGGCTTTCTTAGAGCAACAACGACTATTAACCTTGCAGCAATTTTATCAAGCAGCTAAACACCTATTTGAATTGAGAATAGAAGAATATAGTTTTAAGAATCGAATCAGAAAATTTGAGGACTATCACCTAATACGTTCTGAATATTATTCTGAGGGTTTTGATGGAGAACGCTTTAAATATCTTAGTATTGGAAGTAAAGCGGTAGATTTGTTAATAGAAAATGAATTACTAGACCAATCCTACAACAAATCTAAAATCTATAAATTTAACCAGAAGAAGAACTTAATGCATTTTCTAGCAACACAGCAAGCAGTAATTAATATATTAATCAACTTAAATGCTAAATCAATAAGAGATGTAACGACGGATGAAATAAAGTACCCTATTTTATACAATTTGACATCATTCTCTCATTCGCCAGCCGTTTTTCCTTATACTGAGTGGAAAAGGAAGGAAAAAAACTTGAATCGACAAAATAGCGGAGCATACCATGCTAAGATTGCCAAACATATGACTGCTGAAAAGTCCAGTACAGGGCCAAATGGAACAACAATGACGATTGTTAAACCAGACTGGATTATTCAGGTAAAAGGAAGAAGAAAAATAAAGGATGCAATCATTAATATTGAATTGGATATGGCTACTGAACCTATCGAAACATTAGTGCAGAAAGTATTTAAATATGCCCTTCTAGCAGAAAAGAACAAGGATGCAATCCATATTATGGATATTGTTATTGCAGATGATAGCTTCTCAAACCGTTCTACACTTAGTAACGGAATTAAAAGATCGAATAACATAGCTAAACAATTTGAATTAGATTCTGCAGTTGCAAGTAGAGCTAAACTATCTGGTTTGAAAATAATCGTTTCTTCTTTGAAGCAAAACGATAAAATAGTATATGAAGCTTTAAGTAGATACTAA
- a CDS encoding DUF7695 domain-containing protein: MKRVLVNKVRCKKCDDIIESKDSYDFKRCKCGAIFLDGGKDYQRYGWGMNQSGDGKLEDFIDFSYSVYEDN; this comes from the coding sequence GTGAAAAGAGTATTAGTAAACAAGGTTCGTTGTAAAAAGTGTGACGATATTATTGAATCAAAAGATAGTTATGATTTTAAAAGATGTAAATGTGGGGCTATATTTCTAGACGGAGGGAAGGATTACCAGCGGTACGGCTGGGGGATGAATCAATCTGGAGATGGAAAACTAGAGGATTTTATTGATTTTAGTTATTCAGTTTATGAGGACAATTGA
- a CDS encoding HNH endonuclease, which translates to MGVSVGDACRIYKKCKICRETKYVKEFQAKGGRKANPTKRKSFCRDCKDRRHEVILGPRLEYSFDTSILDASKEITIRGRSASNYRYENIINYNRAKKLVEEGAAGIVHSTLIHNFFNWKSLREFVLERDRYTCHYCGFYGDTIDHKVPKSKDGASTPFNCVCACLECNLYKGDIGYGEYINKVKLVEQCETV; encoded by the coding sequence TTGGGTGTCAGTGTAGGTGATGCTTGCAGGATCTATAAGAAATGTAAAATATGTAGGGAAACTAAATATGTAAAGGAATTTCAAGCTAAGGGTGGAAGAAAGGCTAATCCAACAAAAAGAAAATCATTTTGTCGGGATTGTAAAGATCGTAGGCATGAAGTAATTTTAGGTCCAAGATTAGAATATAGTTTCGATACATCTATTCTAGATGCGTCTAAGGAAATCACCATACGTGGGCGTAGTGCAAGTAATTATAGATATGAGAATATAATAAACTATAACAGAGCAAAGAAACTAGTGGAAGAGGGAGCGGCTGGTATAGTACATAGTACATTAATCCACAATTTCTTCAATTGGAAGTCATTAAGGGAATTTGTATTAGAACGGGATAGATATACTTGTCATTACTGCGGTTTTTACGGTGATACAATTGATCACAAAGTTCCTAAATCAAAAGATGGAGCTAGTACACCTTTTAACTGTGTTTGTGCTTGTCTTGAGTGTAATCTATATAAGGGTGATATTGGATATGGCGAATATATAAATAAAGTGAAATTAGTTGAACAATGTGAAACGGTTTAA
- a CDS encoding helix-turn-helix domain-containing protein, which produces MKGNKLMDDTQAGKLIRRLRRENKLTMVNFAKKIGLSQPSLSRIESGNQEITFSLLEKICKALKISMGDFLYALEGESKLQNIELSEEDDVDTEEELDAILSKMISALSFEQKKGLYTLLLPYTKD; this is translated from the coding sequence GTGAAGGGAAATAAATTAATGGATGATACTCAGGCAGGAAAGTTAATACGTAGATTAAGAAGAGAAAATAAATTAACAATGGTTAATTTTGCAAAGAAAATTGGTCTTTCTCAACCTTCTTTATCGCGGATAGAAAGTGGTAACCAAGAGATCACCTTCTCCTTATTAGAAAAAATATGTAAGGCACTTAAAATATCAATGGGTGATTTTCTGTATGCACTTGAAGGGGAAAGTAAGCTACAAAACATTGAATTAAGTGAAGAAGATGATGTAGATACAGAAGAGGAACTAGATGCTATATTAAGTAAGATGATTTCAGCTTTATCGTTTGAACAGAAGAAAGGGTTATATACGCTGTTGCTTCCATATACTAAGGACTAG
- a CDS encoding DUF4268 domain-containing protein yields MSDNLGNLKKVNVRNIWSHEALEFTPWLANEENIAELGKALGLELEVEGTEVAVGPYSADILAKDAGSNDYIVIENQLEKTDHDHLGKAITYASVLDASAIIWIATNFTEEHKKALDWLNDHISNNISFYGVSLELWSIDDSKPAVRFNVVSQPTEIVKQTAISKSTESLTPAKKLQLEFWSNFREKLKNHPDIPSVQTARPQYWYDVSLGRSGINLSNIASTSSNQIGVRVYINNKIADSALSQLKMYKDDIESEIGEELQWNPNPENRDKIISLKRSANIEDKDKWNEYLDWLVDMTVKFRRAFSKRIKTMEFGTDIYDSEIE; encoded by the coding sequence GTGTCAGATAACTTGGGGAATTTAAAAAAGGTTAATGTTAGAAATATCTGGTCACATGAAGCTTTAGAATTTACACCGTGGTTAGCAAATGAAGAGAATATTGCTGAATTAGGAAAAGCTCTGGGACTCGAACTTGAAGTAGAGGGTACTGAAGTAGCTGTAGGACCATATTCTGCTGACATATTAGCAAAGGATGCTGGAAGCAACGATTATATTGTTATTGAAAATCAATTAGAAAAAACTGATCATGATCATTTAGGTAAGGCTATTACTTATGCTTCTGTATTAGATGCCTCAGCGATTATATGGATTGCTACAAACTTTACTGAAGAACACAAAAAAGCACTAGATTGGCTAAATGACCATATTTCAAATAATATTTCCTTTTATGGTGTTTCACTAGAATTATGGTCAATTGACGACTCAAAGCCTGCTGTTAGATTTAATGTTGTAAGTCAACCAACAGAAATAGTTAAACAGACAGCAATTTCAAAATCAACCGAAAGTCTAACGCCAGCAAAAAAACTGCAGCTGGAGTTCTGGTCTAATTTTAGGGAGAAATTAAAAAATCATCCAGATATTCCCTCAGTTCAAACTGCTCGTCCACAGTATTGGTATGATGTGTCACTAGGTAGATCAGGAATCAACTTATCAAATATTGCGTCTACTTCATCTAATCAAATAGGAGTCAGAGTTTATATTAATAATAAAATTGCCGATAGTGCTTTAAGCCAATTAAAAATGTATAAAGATGATATTGAGTCTGAAATTGGAGAAGAGTTACAGTGGAATCCAAACCCTGAAAATAGAGATAAGATAATAAGTTTAAAAAGGAGTGCCAATATTGAAGACAAAGATAAATGGAATGAATATTTGGATTGGCTTGTAGATATGACGGTGAAATTTAGAAGGGCTTTTAGTAAACGTATAAAAACTATGGAGTTTGGTACGGATATATATGATTCAGAAATAGAATAG